In Bacteroidales bacterium, a genomic segment contains:
- a CDS encoding CvpA family protein codes for MNILDIIFLVPLLFAIYRGFKKGLIHMAASLAALLLGIFAAIRLRPVFASLLDSLFDISPEYMNVIAFSVAFVSVVLLVHLVAFLVEKLIKAVALSLVNRLLGMGFGLLVTAFVISMILWPVNQVNQERQIIKPERIEGSILYDPLSAFAPAVFPYLKRQDWKEFIPKNKKEKENVVPVTI; via the coding sequence ATGAATATCCTGGATATAATATTTCTGGTTCCCTTGCTTTTTGCGATCTACAGGGGTTTTAAGAAGGGTTTGATACATATGGCAGCCTCCCTGGCGGCCCTGCTGCTGGGAATCTTTGCTGCCATCAGGTTGCGACCTGTCTTTGCTTCGCTGCTCGATTCGCTTTTTGATATCTCACCCGAGTATATGAATGTTATTGCCTTTTCCGTGGCTTTTGTCTCCGTGGTCCTGCTTGTGCATCTGGTGGCTTTTTTAGTGGAGAAACTAATTAAAGCCGTTGCACTCAGTCTGGTAAACCGCTTACTGGGCATGGGATTTGGACTGCTGGTGACCGCTTTTGTAATCAGTATGATACTCTGGCCCGTAAACCAGGTCAACCAGGAAAGGCAGATTATTAAACCAGAGCGTATCGAGGGCTCTATTCTTTATGATCCCCTGTCGGCTTTTGCACCAGCGGTTTTCCCCTATTTAAAAAGGCAGGATTGGAAGGAGTTTATTCCAAAGAACAAGAAGGAAAAGGAAAATGTAGTCCCTGTTACAATATAA
- a CDS encoding HAD family hydrolase: MIKGIKVIGFDADDTLWVNEPYYKEAEEQFVRLVTSYGVNGNIAGALFETEIANLGLYGYGIKAFMLSLVECAIQLTDGGVSTRDINRIIGIGKSMMERPIELLDDVKTVLKTLVPRYRLIVATKGDLLDQERKMKRSGIADYFHHIEVMSDKKEQQYVQLLKHLDIAPQAFLMIGNSLRSDIIPPLELGAWGVYVPYHTTWAHEEMEKVPESARFFQVEELHQVLDLLPLD; encoded by the coding sequence ATGATTAAAGGGATTAAAGTAATCGGTTTTGATGCAGATGATACCCTGTGGGTCAATGAACCCTATTACAAGGAAGCTGAGGAACAGTTTGTCCGGCTGGTTACCTCCTATGGGGTCAACGGCAATATTGCCGGTGCGCTTTTTGAAACAGAAATTGCAAATCTCGGGCTTTACGGTTATGGGATTAAGGCTTTTATGCTCTCGCTGGTTGAATGTGCCATTCAACTGACAGACGGTGGTGTATCTACCAGAGATATAAACCGTATCATTGGTATTGGAAAATCCATGATGGAACGTCCCATTGAGTTACTCGACGATGTCAAAACAGTTTTAAAAACGCTTGTCCCCAGGTACAGGCTGATAGTGGCGACCAAAGGAGACCTTCTGGATCAGGAGAGAAAGATGAAACGTTCCGGGATTGCGGATTATTTTCACCATATCGAGGTTATGAGCGATAAGAAAGAGCAGCAGTATGTGCAACTTCTTAAACATCTGGATATTGCTCCGCAAGCCTTTCTGATGATCGGGAACTCTCTAAGATCGGATATTATTCCACCCCTGGAACTGGGGGCCTGGGGAGTGTATGTTCCCTATCATACCACCTGGGCACATGAAGAGATGGAAAAGGTCCCTGAATCGGCCCGTTTCTTTCAGGTGGAAGAACTACACCAGGTCCTGGATCTTCTGCCCCTGGATTAA
- a CDS encoding metallophosphoesterase family protein: MKNYWYIGDIHGEIGLLESLLAAICKYKPHQLVFLGDYIDRGPHAREVIDCIMELDIPVACLMGNHELMMLNALEDSVLGNNPMELWYRNGGEATLQSFGYPGFFSFQSQMEEHYLEFFRSLLMSHVREQGSNLKILATHAGISPAIPVADQLLLKDYLDLQQYMLDKHLEPGDSFLWTREDFFECSSELWKGYLVVHGHTPTLKLKRFVEAFDYSHYHFVGDDLAFRMDGHGGKVVSVGIDSGSTISGRLTGMGFFTDSGKGEAVHMRSLTVTREDIIPRDLGPIGP; the protein is encoded by the coding sequence ATGAAGAATTACTGGTACATAGGAGATATACACGGAGAGATAGGACTTCTGGAAAGTTTACTGGCAGCTATCTGCAAATATAAGCCCCATCAGCTTGTTTTTTTAGGGGACTATATCGACCGGGGGCCTCATGCGCGGGAAGTGATTGATTGTATCATGGAGCTGGATATACCAGTGGCCTGCCTGATGGGGAATCACGAGCTGATGATGTTGAATGCTCTGGAGGATTCAGTTTTGGGGAATAATCCCATGGAGCTATGGTATCGAAACGGGGGAGAGGCAACGCTCCAATCCTTTGGGTACCCTGGGTTTTTTAGTTTTCAGTCTCAGATGGAGGAACACTATCTGGAATTTTTTCGCAGCCTTCTGATGAGTCACGTCAGAGAGCAGGGCTCAAACCTGAAGATTCTGGCTACGCATGCGGGCATATCACCGGCCATACCAGTAGCCGATCAGCTGCTCCTGAAAGACTACCTGGATCTGCAACAGTATATGCTGGATAAACATCTGGAGCCGGGTGACTCCTTTCTGTGGACCAGGGAGGACTTCTTTGAATGCTCTTCAGAGCTTTGGAAGGGATATCTGGTGGTACACGGGCATACCCCCACCCTGAAGCTGAAACGCTTTGTTGAGGCATTCGATTATTCTCATTATCATTTTGTGGGGGATGATCTGGCCTTCCGAATGGACGGACACGGGGGGAAGGTAGTATCGGTGGGGATCGATTCCGGGTCGACCATTAGCGGAAGGCTTACAGGAATGGGCTTTTTCACGGATTCCGGCAAGGGGGAGGCTGTTCATATGAGAAGCCTTACAGTTACCCGTGAGGATATCATTCCGAGAGATTTGGGGCCCATCGGTCCATAA
- a CDS encoding DNA/RNA non-specific endonuclease, with product MSMTKKQRFGIFVFIILVIASILVTTEPWKRPSATLQTSLGGEPAPLNIRIQWSDLETAFPRAPTADTILSYAGFRLAYNEEYEQAAWVAYVLTREEIEQGDIDRTDDFRSDTSILTGSATPEDYRGSGFDRGHLAPAGDMKWSREAMSQSFLMSNMSPQLPAFNRGIWRRLETEVRNWAVEKDSLYVVTGPVFTAGDSLIGENQVGVPAYYFKVLVDLSPPGHDMIAFLLPHAGSSEDLLQFAIPVDSLEQLSGYDFFSGAPDQEVITWLEKQINPGNWN from the coding sequence ATGTCTATGACCAAAAAACAACGATTCGGGATTTTCGTCTTTATCATTCTTGTGATCGCCTCCATCCTGGTCACCACTGAACCATGGAAAAGACCTTCGGCTACGTTGCAGACTTCCCTGGGCGGAGAACCTGCCCCCTTGAATATACGCATTCAATGGAGCGATCTGGAAACAGCTTTTCCCCGGGCCCCTACTGCTGATACCATCCTCTCATACGCAGGGTTTCGCCTGGCCTACAACGAAGAGTACGAACAGGCCGCCTGGGTGGCCTATGTACTCACCAGGGAGGAGATAGAACAGGGAGACATAGATCGAACCGATGACTTTCGGTCCGATACCTCCATTCTTACCGGATCGGCCACACCTGAAGATTACAGGGGCTCCGGATTCGACAGGGGGCACCTGGCCCCGGCCGGAGATATGAAGTGGAGCCGGGAGGCCATGAGTCAATCCTTCCTGATGTCCAATATGAGTCCCCAGCTCCCTGCATTCAACCGTGGGATCTGGCGCCGCCTGGAAACAGAGGTCCGGAACTGGGCCGTGGAAAAAGACAGCCTGTATGTGGTAACCGGTCCGGTTTTTACAGCTGGCGATTCCCTGATCGGGGAGAACCAGGTAGGGGTTCCGGCTTACTATTTCAAAGTACTGGTAGACCTCTCTCCTCCCGGCCACGATATGATCGCCTTCCTCCTGCCCCACGCCGGCTCCTCAGAGGATCTCCTGCAATTTGCGATCCCTGTGGATTCGCTGGAGCAGCTTTCAGGCTATGATTTCTTCTCAGGGGCACCCGACCAGGAGGTCATCACCTGGCTGGAGAAACAGATAAATCCGGGCAACTGGAATTAG
- a CDS encoding HAD-IB family hydrolase, translating to MSSYSYTAFYDLDHTILDGNSATHLVTEALRRGIMSEKQYRHAVWLSILYKLDLGDPTRMINRMLSWLEGLNEAEIISLAREIFDQIIKDTIRPEILETIRDHRSKNGSVVLLSSATAPICQPVTSYMGLDDMICTRLESRKGTLTGRTSGRLVYGPEKKERLLAFCQEKSVDPSKAWYYGDSYTDRHVMEAVGHPVAVSPDKRLLKIAKKRNWPILV from the coding sequence ATGAGCAGTTACAGTTATACCGCCTTTTACGACCTGGATCATACCATCCTGGACGGGAACAGTGCCACTCACCTGGTGACGGAGGCCCTCAGAAGGGGGATAATGAGCGAAAAACAGTACCGTCATGCGGTCTGGCTTTCTATTCTTTACAAGCTCGATCTGGGTGACCCCACCCGGATGATCAACCGCATGCTCTCCTGGCTGGAAGGGCTGAACGAGGCAGAAATTATTTCACTGGCCCGGGAGATTTTCGATCAGATCATTAAAGATACCATCCGTCCGGAAATCCTTGAAACTATTCGTGATCACCGGTCCAAAAACGGATCCGTGGTTTTGCTTTCATCAGCCACCGCTCCCATTTGCCAGCCGGTTACCAGCTATATGGGGCTGGATGACATGATCTGCACCCGGCTGGAATCGAGAAAAGGAACTCTGACGGGCCGTACCAGTGGCAGGCTGGTATACGGTCCCGAAAAAAAGGAACGATTGCTGGCATTTTGTCAGGAAAAGTCGGTTGATCCCTCGAAAGCATGGTATTACGGTGATTCTTATACGGACAGGCATGTGATGGAAGCCGTGGGACATCCGGTGGCTGTTTCCCCCGATAAACGGCTCCTGAAAATTGCGAAAAAGAGAAACTGGCCCATCCTGGTTTAA
- the acs gene encoding acetate--CoA ligase — protein MAADQKPENSLYHPSREVRQRARIKEYDKPYQDSIKDREGFWAKEAGELHWYRKWNKVLDASGKPFYQWFTGGKTNIVANAIDRHLNSETKNKLALIWEGEPGDVRTYSYFALNREVSKFANVLKAMGARKGDIITIYMPQIPEIIIAMLACAKIGAAHSVVYGGFSVEALAERIADAHSKILITADGGFRRGNPTKLKTIADEAMRRSPSIDVCITVRRTGEECYMENDRDFWWHDLMGMPIASSKCETEQTDAEDPLFILYTSGTTGKPKGLVHTHGGYSVYASSTFKYVFDIQASDRWWCAADPGWITGHSYIVYGPLINGATTLLYEGAPNHPYPNRWWQMIEKYGVNIFYTSPTAIRGLMRYGASWAEKHDLSSLRLLGSVGEPINPEAWLWYHEVIGKSSCPIMDTWWQTETGGFMITPLPITPLKPGSATKPFFGNEIAVVDDSGKEVATGSEGNLIIKNPWPGMARTILGDPDRFIEKYWAQYQKQGWYLTGDSAKIDQDGYVWIIGRNDDVLKVSGYRLGSAEIESALVSHPAVTEAAAVGLPDNLKGNIIHATVILKEGFSASDELASELKKHVDSEIGPIARPAFVVFADSLPKTRSGKIMRRVLKARALGQEEGDLSTLEE, from the coding sequence ATGGCAGCAGATCAGAAACCGGAAAATTCGCTTTATCACCCCTCCAGGGAGGTAAGGCAGCGAGCACGTATCAAAGAATACGATAAGCCTTACCAGGATTCCATCAAGGATCGTGAAGGATTCTGGGCCAAAGAGGCCGGGGAGCTGCACTGGTACCGGAAATGGAACAAGGTTCTGGATGCCAGTGGCAAGCCATTTTACCAATGGTTTACAGGAGGAAAAACCAACATTGTGGCCAATGCCATTGATCGTCACTTAAACTCGGAGACAAAGAACAAACTGGCTCTCATCTGGGAAGGGGAACCCGGCGATGTCCGCACCTACTCCTACTTTGCCCTCAACAGGGAAGTTTCCAAGTTTGCCAATGTACTCAAGGCCATGGGAGCCCGGAAGGGAGATATTATTACCATCTATATGCCCCAGATCCCTGAGATCATCATTGCCATGCTGGCCTGTGCCAAGATCGGAGCTGCGCACAGTGTTGTTTATGGCGGATTCAGTGTAGAGGCTCTGGCTGAGCGCATTGCAGATGCTCACAGTAAAATACTGATCACTGCAGACGGAGGCTTCAGAAGGGGGAACCCCACCAAGCTGAAAACCATCGCCGATGAGGCTATGCGACGATCTCCCTCCATCGATGTCTGCATCACTGTCAGGCGTACCGGAGAAGAGTGCTACATGGAAAATGACCGGGACTTCTGGTGGCATGATCTGATGGGCATGCCCATCGCCTCAAGCAAGTGTGAAACCGAACAAACCGATGCAGAGGACCCTTTATTCATCCTGTACACCAGTGGCACAACCGGTAAGCCCAAGGGCCTGGTGCATACCCATGGTGGATATTCAGTTTATGCTTCAAGTACCTTTAAATATGTTTTTGATATTCAAGCATCTGACCGGTGGTGGTGTGCGGCCGATCCTGGCTGGATTACCGGGCACTCCTATATCGTTTACGGTCCCCTGATCAATGGAGCCACCACCCTGCTTTACGAAGGTGCACCCAACCATCCCTATCCAAACAGGTGGTGGCAAATGATCGAAAAATACGGGGTAAATATCTTTTACACCAGTCCAACGGCCATCAGAGGTCTGATGCGTTACGGGGCCTCCTGGGCCGAAAAACATGACCTGAGTTCCCTGAGGCTCCTGGGATCTGTGGGAGAACCCATAAATCCGGAAGCATGGCTCTGGTATCATGAGGTGATCGGGAAAAGCTCATGCCCCATCATGGATACCTGGTGGCAGACCGAAACCGGCGGTTTTATGATCACTCCCTTACCCATTACTCCCCTGAAACCCGGATCGGCTACAAAGCCGTTTTTTGGAAATGAAATAGCCGTGGTCGATGATTCGGGAAAAGAGGTGGCCACCGGCAGCGAAGGGAACCTGATCATAAAGAATCCATGGCCGGGAATGGCACGTACAATCCTGGGCGATCCGGACAGATTCATTGAAAAATACTGGGCACAATACCAGAAACAGGGATGGTACCTCACGGGAGATTCCGCGAAAATTGATCAGGACGGATACGTATGGATCATCGGAAGGAACGACGATGTGCTGAAAGTAAGCGGCTACAGGCTTGGATCTGCTGAAATAGAAAGCGCTCTGGTAAGCCACCCGGCTGTAACAGAAGCGGCAGCTGTTGGACTTCCCGATAATCTAAAGGGCAATATCATACATGCGACCGTCATCCTGAAAGAAGGTTTTTCAGCGTCTGATGAGCTCGCCAGTGAGTTAAAAAAACACGTGGACAGCGAGATCGGTCCCATCGCCAGGCCAGCCTTTGTGGTTTTTGCCGACTCACTCCCGAAAACCAGAAGCGGAAAGATAATGAGACGGGTATTGAAGGCCAGGGCCCTGGGACAGGAGGAGGGAGACCTGAGCACCCTGGAAGAATAG
- a CDS encoding ATP-binding cassette domain-containing protein, with the protein MMDIIELSGITKSFGSVVAVNNLSLKVPRGSIYGFIGPNGSGKTTTIRMIMKIMYPDHGKLLVNGQETNFERLKNVGYLPEDRGLYKKMKIGELLQFHGELNNGADLPGRINQWLKRLELLPYKEKKVETLSKGMRQKLQFIATILHQSELIILDEPFSGLDPVNADMMKDIILELQENGATIIFSTHDMAMAERMCDYIFMIYQGKKVLDGTLEHIQDQYGNDTLRIQSEMGAEALKGLNGIENVNNFGKLQEIRLEEGVDPQKILAELLKKTRISKFEITKPSLNDIFIRIASPERKEIGHE; encoded by the coding sequence ATGATGGATATTATTGAACTTTCCGGCATAACTAAGTCATTCGGATCGGTCGTAGCCGTTAATAATCTGTCCCTGAAGGTACCCAGGGGTAGTATCTATGGATTTATCGGTCCGAATGGATCTGGTAAAACCACGACTATTCGCATGATCATGAAGATTATGTATCCGGACCATGGCAAGCTACTGGTGAATGGCCAGGAGACCAACTTTGAACGTTTGAAGAATGTAGGCTACCTGCCCGAAGACCGGGGGCTCTACAAAAAAATGAAGATCGGCGAACTGCTGCAGTTTCACGGAGAGCTGAATAATGGTGCCGATCTTCCCGGTCGCATTAACCAGTGGCTGAAACGGCTTGAATTGCTGCCTTATAAAGAGAAAAAAGTGGAAACCCTCAGCAAAGGGATGAGACAAAAGCTGCAGTTTATCGCCACCATCCTGCATCAGTCCGAACTGATCATCCTGGATGAACCCTTCAGCGGACTGGACCCGGTTAATGCCGATATGATGAAAGACATCATCCTGGAACTCCAGGAGAACGGAGCCACCATTATCTTCAGCACCCACGACATGGCCATGGCCGAACGGATGTGCGACTACATTTTTATGATCTATCAGGGAAAAAAAGTGCTGGATGGTACCCTGGAGCATATCCAGGACCAGTATGGTAACGATACCCTTCGGATCCAGTCCGAAATGGGAGCCGAGGCTCTGAAAGGGCTCAACGGCATAGAAAACGTGAATAATTTTGGGAAGCTGCAGGAGATCAGGCTGGAAGAGGGTGTGGATCCCCAGAAAATTCTGGCTGAGCTGCTGAAAAAAACCCGTATCAGCAAATTTGAGATCACCAAACCATCACTTAACGACATATTTATCCGGATCGCATCTCCGGAGAGAAAGGAGATAGGCCATGAGTAA
- a CDS encoding ABC transporter permease, whose product MSKIWTLFKREYRAAVRTKSFIISLVLVPIMMGGGFAAMIIMENNKDTDDKHFIVIDHSGLMTGPLNEALKTRNTEDIFHSNTGEKIDAAYVVEFMDPDPEDPEGQRFDLSQRVESQELHAFIEIGPDILHPVGEGKQAYLKYYSQHSFNDQIRYWFQNVVNNKLREFRAAELNLDAVQAEDLLWWVDVEGMGLVTVDKKTGEQLEAERTNELQTFLVPYVLLILMFMLVMMSAIPQLSSVMEEKSEKIAEVLLGTITPFQFMMGKVLGGLGVSLTTASIYVAAGVFTLKYIGMESLIPVEVLPWFFIFTILFILMVGSGMAALGATCNDNKDAQSLTFPGILPAIIPMFLIAPVISDPTGPLATTMALIPPFTPTIMVMRIASTVTIPMWQPFVGLLGVILFTIFTVWIGARIFRTAILIQGQKPNLATLYKYAFKG is encoded by the coding sequence ATGAGTAAAATATGGACCCTTTTCAAACGAGAATACCGTGCTGCGGTACGAACGAAAAGTTTTATCATCAGTCTGGTCCTTGTTCCCATTATGATGGGGGGCGGGTTTGCAGCTATGATTATCATGGAAAATAACAAGGACACGGATGATAAGCATTTCATTGTGATCGATCACTCGGGATTGATGACCGGTCCATTGAACGAAGCCCTGAAAACCAGAAATACGGAGGATATCTTCCACTCGAATACCGGGGAGAAGATTGATGCCGCATACGTGGTAGAGTTCATGGATCCAGATCCTGAGGATCCCGAAGGCCAGCGTTTTGACCTCTCCCAAAGGGTGGAATCTCAGGAGCTGCATGCTTTTATTGAAATCGGACCGGATATTTTGCATCCGGTGGGTGAAGGGAAGCAAGCCTACCTGAAGTACTATTCACAGCATTCTTTCAATGACCAGATTCGATACTGGTTCCAGAATGTAGTAAATAACAAGCTTCGGGAATTCCGTGCTGCGGAGCTGAACCTGGATGCAGTGCAGGCCGAAGATCTGCTCTGGTGGGTCGATGTGGAGGGAATGGGGCTGGTCACCGTGGATAAAAAAACCGGTGAACAACTGGAAGCGGAAAGGACCAACGAACTGCAAACTTTCCTGGTGCCCTATGTGCTTCTGATCCTGATGTTCATGCTGGTGATGATGAGTGCTATCCCCCAGTTGAGCAGCGTGATGGAGGAGAAAAGTGAAAAGATTGCGGAAGTTTTACTTGGAACAATCACCCCCTTTCAGTTTATGATGGGTAAAGTCCTGGGCGGCCTCGGTGTTTCCCTGACCACTGCAAGCATTTATGTGGCCGCCGGGGTATTTACACTGAAATATATCGGAATGGAGTCGCTGATCCCGGTGGAAGTGCTGCCCTGGTTCTTTATATTTACCATCCTGTTTATCCTGATGGTTGGTTCGGGAATGGCAGCCCTGGGGGCTACCTGCAACGACAACAAGGATGCCCAATCGCTGACCTTCCCGGGCATTCTTCCGGCCATTATACCCATGTTTCTTATAGCCCCGGTGATTTCTGACCCCACCGGTCCGCTGGCAACCACCATGGCCCTGATCCCGCCCTTTACGCCCACCATTATGGTAATGCGGATTGCCTCAACGGTGACCATCCCCATGTGGCAGCCTTTCGTGGGACTACTGGGCGTGATCCTCTTTACTATATTTACGGTATGGATCGGAGCACGGATATTCAGAACCGCTATCCTGATTCAGGGACAGAAGCCCAACCTGGCAACCCTGTACAAATATGCCTTTAAAGGCTGA
- a CDS encoding isoprenylcysteine carboxylmethyltransferase family protein, with protein MSTKKHSGHPHLTGEHRWGDTGQLILLVMFLGVWISDSFVFQYSTFLEEEIPNLVRVPLASLILLAGWYLARNGMKKVFGTPGKEPGVIHTGVFRIVRHPIYLGAILFYLGAAIISMSMASGAFILVIIAFYIAICKYEERALKEAFGNDYLEYKKKTGMLFPRLLKRSRD; from the coding sequence ATGAGTACAAAAAAGCATTCCGGACATCCTCATTTAACCGGGGAACACCGCTGGGGTGATACAGGTCAGCTGATCCTGCTGGTGATGTTCCTGGGGGTATGGATCAGCGATTCATTTGTTTTTCAATACTCCACCTTCCTGGAGGAAGAAATACCCAACCTGGTTCGTGTTCCGCTTGCCAGTCTGATACTGCTTGCCGGATGGTATCTTGCACGGAATGGGATGAAAAAGGTGTTCGGTACCCCGGGAAAAGAGCCCGGGGTGATCCATACCGGTGTTTTTCGTATTGTCAGACATCCTATCTACCTGGGGGCTATTCTTTTTTACCTGGGGGCCGCCATCATAAGCATGTCTATGGCGTCAGGCGCTTTTATACTGGTAATCATTGCTTTTTATATTGCAATCTGCAAGTACGAAGAACGTGCTCTTAAAGAGGCGTTTGGAAATGATTATCTGGAGTATAAGAAGAAGACTGGAATGCTGTTCCCCCGGCTTCTCAAAAGAAGCCGGGATTGA
- a CDS encoding M1 family metallopeptidase gives MPRPLLLTLLSLLLSLPLPGQDHHERFEAIDVEKYRFEIDLNDSTNLIRGLADIDIVFRKNVERFYLDLASGRPDGSGMKVERITENGVEIGFIHKEDHISLTIPLASEGTIRNYRIIYSGIPEDGLIISKNKFGDRTFFGDNWPNRGHHWLPLVDHPSDKAMVEFLISAPDHYEVVSIGKRISEKRASGRIISHWQTTVPLSSKLMVIGVSPFAVKEIKSKSGIPVSTWVYPQNRDEGFSDYSIATLPLDFFESYIAPYPYAKLANVQSRTVYGGMENASCIFYHERTVTGKQDHEILFAHEIAHQWFGDAVSELNWHHIWLSEGFATYLTDLYIEQTQGQEAFVASLLDEKDQVLSFARQRLAPIVDTTLPVSTRLLNKNSYEKAGWVLHMLRNDMGDELFQKCVRTFYEKYKFRNALTEDFLAVVESFTGKEYDTFFRQWFYHSGHPVLSAPWKKRGKKIILTIIQHQSQSLFDFPLDIELTGPRGETFKKTLHIHKPSQSFALVPTFKTRDLKLDPDHCLLYETYKVP, from the coding sequence ATGCCAAGGCCGCTTCTGTTAACCCTTCTTTCCCTGCTTCTTTCCCTGCCTTTACCGGGCCAGGATCATCACGAGAGGTTCGAAGCCATTGATGTGGAAAAATATCGTTTTGAGATAGATCTGAACGACTCCACCAACCTGATCCGGGGTCTTGCGGATATAGATATCGTCTTCAGGAAGAATGTGGAGCGCTTTTACCTCGATCTTGCTTCCGGTCGCCCGGATGGTTCAGGCATGAAGGTTGAGCGGATCACTGAAAATGGAGTGGAAATCGGTTTTATTCATAAGGAGGATCATATTTCCCTCACCATACCCCTGGCTTCTGAAGGAACAATACGAAACTACAGGATCATCTACAGCGGCATTCCGGAGGATGGTTTAATCATCTCAAAAAACAAATTTGGGGACCGGACCTTTTTTGGAGATAACTGGCCCAACCGGGGACATCACTGGCTGCCTCTGGTGGACCATCCTTCCGATAAAGCCATGGTGGAGTTTCTTATATCGGCTCCGGATCATTATGAGGTAGTTTCCATAGGGAAGCGAATATCTGAGAAAAGAGCATCCGGAAGAATCATTTCACACTGGCAGACGACAGTTCCTCTCTCCTCCAAACTGATGGTTATCGGAGTCAGTCCGTTTGCGGTCAAGGAAATAAAAAGCAAATCCGGGATACCTGTATCCACCTGGGTTTATCCCCAAAACCGGGATGAAGGTTTTTCTGATTACAGCATTGCCACCTTACCCCTGGATTTCTTCGAATCCTATATTGCCCCTTATCCTTATGCTAAACTGGCGAATGTCCAATCCAGAACAGTCTATGGAGGAATGGAAAATGCCAGCTGCATCTTTTACCATGAACGAACCGTCACCGGGAAGCAGGACCATGAAATTTTGTTTGCCCATGAGATCGCACACCAGTGGTTTGGAGATGCTGTTTCTGAATTAAACTGGCACCACATCTGGCTAAGTGAGGGATTTGCAACCTACCTGACCGACCTCTATATCGAGCAGACTCAAGGCCAGGAAGCTTTTGTGGCCTCGCTGCTGGATGAAAAGGATCAGGTGCTCAGCTTTGCCCGCCAGAGGCTGGCCCCCATCGTCGACACCACTTTACCGGTTTCCACCCGCCTGCTGAATAAGAATTCTTATGAAAAGGCTGGCTGGGTGCTCCATATGCTGCGAAATGATATGGGTGACGAACTATTTCAAAAATGTGTAAGAACCTTTTATGAAAAATACAAATTCCGCAACGCCCTTACAGAAGATTTCCTGGCTGTGGTGGAGTCCTTCACCGGGAAAGAATACGACACCTTTTTCAGGCAATGGTTTTACCATTCAGGCCATCCTGTGCTTTCAGCACCCTGGAAAAAACGTGGCAAAAAAATCATTTTAACCATCATTCAGCATCAAAGTCAGAGTCTTTTTGATTTCCCCTTAGACATCGAATTGACAGGCCCCCGGGGAGAGACCTTCAAAAAGACACTTCATATTCACAAACCTTCCCAGAGTTTTGCCCTGGTGCCCACATTCAAAACCAGAGACCTTAAGCTGGATCCGGACCACTGCTTACTATACGAAACTTACAAAGTTCCATAA